One part of the Mycobacterium marinum genome encodes these proteins:
- a CDS encoding flavin-containing monooxygenase — translation MTEHLDVVIVGAGISGVSAAWHLQDRCPTKSYAILEKRAAMGGTWDLFRYPGIRSDSDMHTLGFRFRPWTERQAIADGKPILEYVKGTAAMYGIDKHIRLNQKVISADWSNAQNRWTLQIESNGAMSAVTCSFLFLCSGYYNYDQGYTPNFAGAQDFAGSIIHPQHWPEDLDYDGKNVVVIGSGATAVTLVPALANSGAKHVTMLQRSPTYIVSQPERDSIAERLNRWLPENMAYAMVRWKNVLRQAAVYGACRKWPRRMRKNFMGLAQRQLPEGYDVRKHFGPHYNPWDQRLCLVPNGDLFRAIRHGQVDVVTDTIDRFTPTGIRLNSGQQLPADIIVTATGLNLQLFGGAAVTVDGESVDLTKAMAYKGMMLSGLPNMAYTVGYTNASWTLKADLVSEFVCRLLNYMDANDYDSVVVERPGSDVQECPFMEFTPGYVLRVIDELPKQGSRKPWRLNQNYLRDIHLIRRGKIDDEGLRFAKKPVAVPV, via the coding sequence ATGACTGAGCATCTTGACGTCGTGATCGTGGGGGCGGGTATCTCCGGCGTGAGTGCAGCCTGGCATCTTCAAGACCGCTGTCCGACCAAGTCCTACGCGATCCTGGAGAAGCGCGCCGCCATGGGTGGCACCTGGGATCTGTTCCGCTACCCCGGCATCCGATCCGACTCCGATATGCACACACTGGGCTTCCGCTTTCGTCCGTGGACCGAGCGCCAGGCCATCGCCGACGGCAAGCCGATCCTCGAATACGTCAAAGGCACGGCGGCCATGTACGGCATCGACAAGCACATCCGGCTCAACCAGAAAGTCATCAGCGCGGACTGGTCGAACGCGCAGAACCGCTGGACGCTGCAGATCGAGAGCAACGGTGCCATGAGCGCCGTCACCTGTTCGTTCCTGTTTCTCTGCAGCGGCTACTACAACTACGACCAGGGCTACACCCCGAACTTCGCCGGCGCGCAGGACTTCGCCGGCTCGATCATCCATCCGCAGCACTGGCCCGAAGACCTCGACTATGACGGCAAGAACGTCGTCGTGATCGGCAGCGGTGCCACCGCGGTCACTCTGGTCCCGGCGCTGGCGAACTCGGGGGCCAAGCACGTCACGATGCTGCAGCGCTCGCCGACCTACATCGTCTCCCAGCCAGAACGGGACAGCATCGCTGAGCGCCTCAACCGCTGGCTTCCCGAGAACATGGCCTACGCCATGGTGCGGTGGAAGAACGTGCTGCGCCAGGCCGCCGTATACGGAGCCTGCCGCAAGTGGCCGCGGCGAATGCGGAAGAACTTCATGGGACTGGCCCAGCGTCAGTTGCCCGAAGGCTATGACGTGCGAAAGCATTTCGGCCCGCACTACAACCCATGGGACCAGCGGCTATGCCTGGTGCCCAACGGCGACTTGTTCCGGGCCATTCGCCACGGACAGGTCGATGTGGTCACCGACACGATCGACCGGTTCACGCCGACCGGCATCCGGCTCAACTCGGGCCAGCAGCTGCCGGCCGACATCATCGTCACCGCAACGGGTTTGAACCTGCAGCTCTTCGGCGGGGCGGCGGTCACCGTGGACGGAGAGTCGGTGGATCTCACCAAGGCGATGGCCTACAAGGGCATGATGCTTTCCGGCCTGCCCAACATGGCCTACACCGTTGGCTACACCAACGCGTCGTGGACACTGAAGGCGGATCTGGTGTCGGAGTTCGTTTGCCGTCTGCTCAACTACATGGACGCCAATGACTATGACTCCGTCGTCGTCGAGCGCCCGGGTTCGGATGTGCAGGAATGTCCCTTCATGGAGTTCACTCCGGGCTATGTGCTGCGCGTGATCGACGAACTTCCCAAGCAGGGTTCACGCAAGCCGTGGCGACTCAACCAGAACTATCTGCGCGATATTCATCTGATTCGCCGCGGCAAGATCGACGACGAGGGTTTGCGATTCGCCAAAAAGCCGGTCGCAGTGCCGGTTTAG
- a CDS encoding TetR/AcrR family transcriptional regulator — MSTSTAGQASLSRGRRSARPSGDERELAILNTAEKLLEDRPMVDISVDDLAKGAGISRPTFYFYFPSKEAVLLTLLDRVVNEADAALDNLAQAPDVDHVTMWRNGINVFFETFGSHRAVVQGGQGVRSISTEVRELWSTFMQKWIAYTAKIIEAERERGAAPVTLPALELATALNLMNERTLSASFLAEEPSVPETHVVDTLVHVWVSSIYGAAR, encoded by the coding sequence GTGTCTACTTCCACTGCCGGTCAGGCATCGCTGAGCCGGGGCCGCCGTAGCGCGCGACCATCCGGTGATGAGCGGGAGCTGGCGATCCTCAACACGGCCGAGAAGCTGCTCGAGGACCGTCCGATGGTCGACATCTCGGTCGACGACCTGGCCAAGGGAGCCGGCATCTCCCGCCCCACCTTCTACTTCTATTTCCCGTCCAAGGAAGCGGTGTTGCTGACCTTGCTGGACCGGGTGGTCAATGAGGCCGACGCGGCGCTGGACAACCTCGCCCAGGCACCCGACGTCGACCACGTGACGATGTGGCGCAACGGAATCAACGTGTTCTTCGAGACCTTCGGATCGCACCGGGCGGTCGTCCAGGGCGGTCAGGGCGTCCGAAGTATCAGCACCGAAGTCCGGGAGCTGTGGTCGACATTCATGCAGAAGTGGATCGCCTATACCGCCAAGATCATCGAGGCCGAGCGCGAACGGGGCGCCGCGCCGGTGACGCTGCCCGCCCTGGAACTGGCCACCGCACTCAACCTGATGAACGAGCGGACTTTGTCGGCGTCGTTCCTGGCTGAGGAGCCGTCCGTGCCGGAGACACATGTGGTCGACACCCTGGTGCACGTCTGGGTCAGCAGCATCTACGGCGCGGCTCGCTAA
- the dinB gene encoding DNA polymerase IV: protein MFVRGDASILHADLDSFYASVEQRDDPSLRGRPVIVGGGVVLAASYEAKAYGVRTAMGGAQARRLCPQAVVVPPRMRAYMRASAAVFEVFRDCTPLVEPLSVDEAFLDVAGLRRVSGTPVQIAARLREDVRGRVGLPITVGVARTKFLAKVASQEAKPDGLLLVPPEDELAFLHPLPVRRLWGVGAKTAAKLQSHGLCTVADVAELSESALSSMLGAAMGRQLYALSRNIDRRRVSTGVRRRSVGAQRALGRAGNALSLAELDAVVVTLIDRITGRMRAAGRTGRTVVLRLRFDDFSRATRSHTLPWATSSTQPILAAARQLVRSAAPAIAQRGLTLVGFAVSSIDPGGAQQLMLPFGGEPEAIDAAVDRIRRRYGNSALTRAVLVGRAPDQEVPRLPD from the coding sequence ATGTTCGTGCGCGGCGATGCCTCCATCCTGCACGCGGACCTGGATTCGTTCTACGCGTCCGTCGAGCAGCGTGACGACCCCTCGTTGCGGGGTCGGCCGGTGATCGTCGGCGGCGGTGTCGTGCTGGCGGCGAGCTATGAGGCCAAGGCATACGGGGTCCGCACCGCGATGGGCGGAGCTCAGGCGCGGCGGCTGTGCCCGCAGGCCGTGGTGGTGCCGCCGCGTATGCGCGCCTACATGCGGGCCAGTGCTGCCGTGTTCGAGGTGTTCCGCGACTGCACTCCACTGGTGGAGCCGCTTTCGGTGGATGAGGCGTTTCTCGATGTGGCCGGCTTGCGCCGGGTCTCGGGCACACCGGTGCAGATCGCGGCGCGGCTGCGGGAAGACGTACGCGGGCGGGTCGGGCTGCCCATCACCGTCGGCGTGGCGCGGACGAAGTTTCTGGCCAAAGTCGCCAGCCAAGAGGCCAAGCCGGACGGCTTGCTGCTGGTGCCGCCGGAAGATGAGCTGGCATTCCTGCATCCCCTGCCGGTGCGCCGGCTCTGGGGAGTGGGCGCCAAGACTGCCGCGAAACTGCAGTCGCACGGCCTGTGCACCGTCGCCGACGTCGCCGAGCTCAGCGAATCGGCACTGAGCTCGATGCTGGGTGCGGCGATGGGGCGCCAGCTGTATGCCCTGTCCCGCAACATCGATCGGCGCCGGGTGAGCACCGGTGTGCGACGGCGTTCGGTGGGCGCCCAGCGCGCACTGGGGCGAGCGGGCAACGCCCTGTCGCTGGCGGAGTTGGACGCGGTGGTGGTCACGTTGATCGACAGAATCACGGGCCGGATGAGAGCGGCCGGCCGCACCGGCCGAACCGTGGTGCTGCGGCTACGATTCGACGATTTCAGCCGGGCGACCCGGTCCCACACGTTGCCGTGGGCAACGTCGTCTACCCAGCCGATCCTCGCCGCGGCGCGCCAACTGGTGCGCTCGGCCGCGCCGGCTATCGCGCAGCGGGGATTGACGCTGGTCGGCTTCGCCGTGTCCAGCATCGACCCCGGCGGTGCCCAGCAACTGATGCTGCCGTTCGGCGGCGAGCCCGAGGCCATTGACGCGGCGGTGGACCGGATTCGGCGTCGATACGGCAACTCCGCACTCACCCGCGCGGTGCTGGTGGGCCGGGCCCCGGACCAGGAGGTGCCCCGTCTACCGGACTGA
- a CDS encoding PHP domain-containing protein, with translation MDPVAALRQIAYYKDRSRQDPRRVMAYRNAADIIERLDEDARQRHGRANSWQSLPGIGPKTAKVISQAWSGQEPDLLVELRSAAQDLGGGEIRGALRGDLHLHSEWSDGSAPIEEMMQTAAALGHEYCALTDHSPRLTIANGLSAERLRRQLDVIDELRERFAPMRILTGIEVDILEDGSLDQEPELLDRLDIVVASVHSKLSMESAAMTRRMVRAVSNGHADVLGHCTGRLVTGNRGIRPESKFDAEAVFTACRDHGTAVEINSRPERRDPPTRLLNLARDIGCVFSIDTDAHAPGQLDFLGYGAQRALDAGVPADRIINTWPVDRLLDWASVR, from the coding sequence ATGGATCCGGTAGCCGCACTTCGGCAGATCGCCTACTACAAGGACCGAAGCCGTCAGGACCCCAGACGGGTCATGGCCTATCGCAACGCCGCCGACATCATCGAAAGACTGGACGAGGATGCGCGCCAGCGGCATGGTCGGGCCAACAGCTGGCAATCGCTGCCGGGTATCGGTCCCAAGACCGCAAAGGTCATCAGCCAAGCGTGGTCCGGTCAGGAGCCCGATCTGCTGGTCGAATTGCGGTCTGCGGCGCAAGATCTGGGCGGCGGTGAGATTCGCGGCGCGCTGCGTGGGGATCTGCACCTGCACTCGGAGTGGTCGGACGGCTCGGCGCCGATCGAGGAGATGATGCAGACCGCGGCGGCGTTGGGGCATGAGTATTGCGCGCTAACCGACCACTCGCCGCGGCTGACGATCGCCAACGGGCTGTCGGCAGAGCGGTTGCGCAGGCAGCTCGATGTCATTGACGAATTGCGCGAGAGGTTCGCCCCGATGCGCATCCTCACCGGAATCGAGGTCGACATTCTCGAGGACGGCAGCCTCGACCAGGAACCCGAGCTGCTCGACCGTCTCGACATCGTGGTGGCCAGCGTGCACTCGAAGCTCTCGATGGAGTCGGCGGCGATGACTCGGCGGATGGTGCGGGCCGTTTCCAACGGTCATGCCGATGTGCTCGGCCACTGCACGGGCCGGTTGGTGACGGGCAACCGTGGCATCCGGCCCGAATCCAAATTCGACGCCGAAGCGGTGTTCACCGCCTGCCGTGACCACGGCACCGCGGTGGAGATCAACTCGCGTCCGGAGCGGCGCGATCCGCCGACCCGGCTACTGAACCTGGCCCGCGACATCGGCTGTGTCTTCAGCATCGACACCGACGCACACGCACCCGGCCAGCTGGACTTCCTCGGCTACGGCGCTCAGCGCGCGCTCGACGCGGGAGTTCCGGCCGATCGCATTATCAATACCTGGCCGGTCGACAGACTCCTCGACTGGGCTTCAGTCCGGTAG
- a CDS encoding esterase — protein sequence MRHVMMFVLITFATLFGSTGLAAAAPPKSYCDELKGTTTGEVCKIQMTEPGYTVDISLPSNYPDGKSLESFVRETGEHFLDKAKSSTARDAPYELDITSTNYESAIPPRGTQSVVLKIYQNVGGPRPQTTYKAFNWDQAYRKPITWDKLWQPETDPLKVVFPIVESELSKQSEEQVVIASSAGLDPKNYQNFAISNDGITFFFSPGELLPEAAGARQVLVPRAAVDPMLA from the coding sequence ATGCGTCACGTCATGATGTTCGTGCTGATCACGTTTGCCACGCTCTTCGGCTCTACCGGCCTCGCCGCAGCCGCGCCACCCAAGAGCTACTGCGACGAACTCAAAGGGACCACCACCGGCGAGGTGTGCAAGATTCAGATGACCGAACCCGGCTACACCGTCGATATCAGCCTGCCAAGCAACTACCCCGACGGGAAGTCGCTGGAAAGCTTCGTCCGCGAGACGGGCGAACATTTCCTCGACAAGGCGAAATCCTCCACTGCCCGCGACGCACCCTACGAGCTCGACATCACCTCGACCAATTACGAGTCGGCGATTCCTCCGCGGGGAACGCAGAGCGTGGTGCTCAAGATTTATCAAAACGTCGGTGGCCCGCGCCCCCAAACCACATATAAGGCGTTCAATTGGGACCAGGCCTATCGCAAGCCGATCACTTGGGACAAGTTGTGGCAGCCTGAAACCGATCCGCTGAAGGTCGTTTTCCCAATCGTGGAAAGCGAATTGTCAAAGCAGTCCGAGGAGCAGGTGGTGATCGCATCCAGCGCTGGTCTGGACCCGAAGAACTACCAGAATTTCGCCATCTCCAATGACGGGATCACGTTCTTCTTCAGCCCGGGGGAACTGCTGCCCGAAGCGGCCGGCGCTCGCCAGGTGCTGGTCCCCCGCGCTGCGGTGGACCCGATGCTGGCCTAA
- a CDS encoding universal stress protein, whose translation MSTESTSPAIVVGVDGSPASTLAVEWAARDAEMRNVPLKVVHVFAPMVTPANGWADVAMPADYARWREDQAHQIVQQAHAVAVDAAAPGRAAHVTSEVRYAAIVPAMVELSQQAEMVVVGCRGQGGVASALLGSVSSGLAHHAHCPVAIIHDDEALPPRSAQAPVLVGVDGSPTSELATEIAFDEASRRGAELVALHAWTDMGPLDFPSINWAPIEWSNIKDQEEEVLAERLCGWQERYPDVVTHKVVVSDRPAPRLLEHAHDAQLVVVGSHGRGGFPGMLLGSVSRAVINSARIPVIIARTPPNS comes from the coding sequence ATGTCGACCGAGTCCACGAGCCCGGCAATTGTGGTCGGCGTCGACGGCTCGCCGGCGTCCACGTTGGCGGTGGAGTGGGCCGCGCGGGACGCTGAGATGCGTAATGTGCCGCTGAAGGTGGTGCACGTCTTCGCGCCCATGGTGACTCCCGCTAACGGATGGGCAGACGTTGCGATGCCCGCCGACTATGCACGCTGGCGAGAAGACCAGGCGCACCAGATTGTGCAGCAGGCCCACGCGGTGGCGGTCGACGCGGCCGCGCCGGGTCGGGCAGCGCACGTCACGAGCGAGGTGCGCTATGCCGCGATCGTGCCCGCCATGGTGGAGCTGTCCCAGCAGGCCGAGATGGTCGTGGTGGGTTGCCGCGGCCAGGGCGGGGTGGCTAGTGCCCTGCTGGGGTCGGTCAGTTCTGGGCTGGCCCACCACGCACACTGCCCCGTTGCCATCATCCATGACGACGAAGCGCTGCCACCGCGTTCCGCACAGGCGCCGGTGCTGGTGGGCGTCGATGGCTCGCCCACCTCGGAGTTGGCCACCGAGATCGCTTTCGACGAGGCATCTCGGCGCGGCGCGGAATTGGTGGCATTGCACGCTTGGACCGACATGGGTCCCCTCGACTTCCCGAGCATCAATTGGGCGCCGATCGAGTGGAGCAACATCAAGGACCAGGAGGAAGAAGTCCTAGCGGAACGCCTTTGCGGCTGGCAGGAACGCTATCCCGATGTGGTTACGCACAAGGTTGTGGTGAGCGACCGACCAGCACCTCGGCTGCTCGAACACGCCCACGACGCTCAGCTTGTGGTTGTGGGCAGCCACGGCCGCGGTGGGTTCCCCGGCATGCTGCTCGGCTCGGTCAGCCGAGCGGTCATCAACTCGGCACGGATTCCGGTCATCATCGCCCGCACACCCCCAAACTCCTGA
- a CDS encoding LLM class F420-dependent oxidoreductase gives MRFAFKTSPQNTTWEQMLAVWQTADGIDVYESGWTFDHFYPIFSDPTGPCLEGWTTLTALAQATTRLRLGTLVTGVHYRHPAVLANMAAALDIISHGRLELGIGAGWNEEESSAYGIELGSVKERFDRFEEACAVLTGLLSQPSTTFDGKYYQLEDARNEPKGPQRPHPPICIGGSGEKRTLRITARYAQHWNFAGGTPEEFARKRDVLAAHCADIGRDPKEITLSAHLGLAPERNFGQVIENAAALAAEGLDLGIVYIAPPHDPAVLEPMAEAIRESGLIDG, from the coding sequence ATGCGTTTCGCTTTCAAGACCTCACCGCAGAACACCACCTGGGAGCAGATGCTGGCGGTCTGGCAGACCGCCGACGGCATCGACGTCTACGAATCCGGTTGGACCTTCGACCACTTCTATCCGATCTTCAGCGACCCCACCGGCCCCTGCCTGGAAGGGTGGACAACGCTGACCGCGCTGGCTCAGGCCACCACCCGGCTGCGGCTAGGCACCCTGGTGACCGGCGTTCACTATCGCCATCCCGCGGTGTTGGCCAACATGGCCGCCGCACTCGACATCATTTCCCATGGGCGACTCGAGCTAGGGATTGGCGCCGGCTGGAACGAGGAGGAGTCCAGTGCCTACGGAATCGAGCTGGGCAGCGTCAAGGAACGCTTCGACCGATTCGAGGAAGCCTGCGCGGTACTGACCGGGCTGCTGAGCCAACCGAGCACCACCTTCGACGGGAAGTACTACCAGCTCGAGGACGCGCGCAACGAGCCCAAGGGCCCGCAGCGTCCGCACCCGCCGATTTGTATCGGCGGTAGCGGGGAGAAACGTACGCTGCGGATCACCGCCCGCTATGCCCAACACTGGAATTTTGCGGGCGGAACTCCCGAGGAATTTGCCCGCAAGCGCGATGTATTGGCGGCACATTGCGCCGATATCGGGCGCGATCCGAAAGAGATCACGCTTTCAGCCCACCTGGGTTTGGCGCCGGAGCGCAATTTCGGGCAGGTGATCGAGAACGCCGCCGCGCTGGCGGCCGAGGGATTGGATCTGGGAATCGTCTATATCGCGCCACCGCATGACCCGGCCGTGCTGGAGCCGATGGCCGAGGCTATCCGCGAGTCGGGATTAATTGACGGATAA
- a CDS encoding glutamate synthase subunit beta yields the protein MADPTGFLKYTHRELPTRRPVPLRLRDWNEVYEDFDNETLREQATRCMDCGIPFCHNGCPLGNLIPEWNDLVRQGRWRDAIERLHATNNFPDFTGRLCPAPCEPACVLGINQDPVTIKQIELEIIDNAFDEGWVKPLPPQTLTGKTVAVVGSGPAGLAAAQQLTRAGHKVTVFEREDRIGGLLRYGIPEFKMEKRVLNRRLEQMQAEGTEFRAGVNVGVDITAEQLRADFDAVVLAGGATAWRDLPIPGRELDGVHQAMEYLPWANRLQEGDDVLGPDGQPPITAQGKKVVIIGGGDTGADCLGTAHRQGAANIHQFEIMPRPPEARAASTPWPTYPLMYRVSAAHEEGGERVFSVNTEKFIGDDGRVRALKAHEVAMHDGKFVKVEGSDFELEADLVLLAMGFVGPEKPGLLTDLGVKLTDRGNVARGDDFETSAPGVFVAGDMGRGQSLIVWAIAEGRAAAAGVDRYLMGSTALPAPIKPTAAPLQ from the coding sequence ATGGCTGACCCGACCGGCTTCCTGAAATACACGCATCGCGAACTGCCGACCCGTCGGCCCGTCCCGTTGCGGCTACGTGACTGGAACGAGGTCTACGAGGACTTCGACAACGAGACGCTGCGTGAGCAGGCGACTCGCTGCATGGACTGCGGTATTCCGTTCTGCCACAACGGATGTCCGTTGGGCAACCTGATACCGGAATGGAACGACCTGGTGCGCCAGGGGCGTTGGCGCGATGCAATCGAACGGCTGCATGCCACCAACAACTTTCCGGACTTCACGGGGCGGCTATGTCCGGCGCCGTGCGAGCCGGCGTGCGTGCTCGGGATCAACCAGGATCCGGTGACGATCAAGCAGATCGAGCTCGAAATCATCGACAACGCCTTCGATGAAGGCTGGGTGAAGCCACTGCCGCCGCAGACGCTGACCGGTAAGACGGTTGCCGTTGTGGGCTCCGGTCCGGCCGGTCTGGCGGCCGCGCAGCAGCTCACCCGGGCCGGGCACAAAGTCACCGTCTTCGAGCGTGAGGACCGCATCGGTGGTCTGCTTCGCTACGGCATCCCCGAGTTCAAGATGGAAAAGCGTGTTCTGAATCGGCGGCTCGAGCAGATGCAGGCTGAGGGCACCGAGTTCCGGGCCGGCGTCAACGTCGGGGTTGATATCACGGCCGAGCAGCTGCGCGCCGATTTTGATGCGGTCGTGCTGGCCGGTGGTGCCACCGCGTGGCGGGATCTGCCCATCCCCGGCCGGGAGCTGGATGGCGTCCATCAGGCGATGGAATATTTGCCGTGGGCCAACCGGCTGCAGGAGGGCGACGACGTGCTGGGGCCCGACGGGCAACCACCGATTACCGCACAGGGCAAGAAGGTCGTCATCATCGGCGGCGGCGACACCGGCGCGGACTGCCTGGGCACCGCGCACCGCCAAGGTGCGGCCAACATCCACCAGTTCGAGATCATGCCGCGTCCGCCGGAAGCCCGCGCTGCGTCGACCCCGTGGCCGACCTACCCGCTGATGTATCGGGTGTCCGCGGCACACGAAGAGGGCGGCGAGCGGGTGTTCTCGGTCAACACCGAGAAGTTCATCGGTGACGATGGGCGGGTGCGCGCGCTCAAGGCGCACGAAGTCGCGATGCACGACGGCAAGTTCGTCAAGGTCGAAGGGTCAGACTTCGAATTGGAGGCCGACCTGGTTTTGCTGGCGATGGGCTTCGTTGGTCCGGAGAAGCCCGGTCTTCTCACTGACCTCGGGGTCAAGCTCACCGACCGCGGAAACGTGGCCCGCGGCGACGACTTCGAGACCTCAGCACCGGGGGTCTTTGTTGCCGGAGACATGGGTCGTGGCCAGTCATTGATCGTCTGGGCGATTGCCGAAGGCAGGGCCGCGGCGGCCGGAGTGGACCGCTATTTGATGGGTTCCACGGCGTTGCCAGCCCCAATCAAACCGACCGCAGCACCGCTTCAATAA